The Halichondria panicea chromosome 14, odHalPani1.1, whole genome shotgun sequence genome contains a region encoding:
- the LOC135347369 gene encoding solute carrier family 15 member 4-like yields the protein MLCYLTTTSLGLDQMPHASSSNITSFIAWFAFCIYAGIWIPFVVDLPIISDVLCISRSSYWVVQLYSLLSPLCTSVVLVLDFLLAKKWLIIEPKSPQSFKTIYHVLKFAAKHKAPLNRSALTYWEEDVPSRIDLGKSRYGGPFTTEQVEDVKTILHLLPLCLTLWLLGCSLAFFHPLNYASVYPPDWKHYVSRLLALFTYHHLWCGMVWTVFYEFVLYPVIRNKLPSILRRIGIISLFITTLSVVFLILELVQNNYGDKLVAKYVTIVLNSISTGVLTMFLASTVMELVCAQAPYNTRGLFGGCMVLVLFSSLVIGEIFPPKNTLTIYGVRVGISLLGFILYCLLAHWYKRRVRDEDYNAHRVVEEVYDRYLSAQH from the coding sequence ATGCTTTGTTACCTCACTACAACTAGTCTAGGCCTGGATCAAATGCCTCATGCTTCATCTTCCAATATCACTAGTTTTATTGCCTGGTTTGCATTCTGTATCTATGCTGGTATTTGGATCCCTTTTGTTGTCGATTTGCCCATTATATCAGATGTTTTGTGTATCAGTCGTTCATCATACTGGGTTGTCCAACTGTACAGTTTGCTGTCACCTTTGTGCAcgagtgttgttcttgttcttgACTTTCTCCTAGCTAAAAAATGGCTGATAATtgagccaaagtcacctcagtccttcaaaaccatctaccatgttctcaagtttgctgccaagcataaagctcccctcaatcgcagtgctctcacatactgggaggaagacgtaccttcaagaatagacctgggaaagtcgagatacggtggaccattcactacagagcaagttgaagatgtgaaaaccaTCCTACATTTGTTGCCCCTCTGCTTAACTCTATGGCTTCTCGGGTGCTCGCTTGCATTCTTCCATCCACTAAACTATGCTAGTGTTTATCCCCCAGATTGGAAGCATTATGTTTCAAGGCTTCTGGCTTTATTCACGTATCACCATTTGTGGTGTGGTATGGTTTGGACTGTCTTTTATGAGTTTGTGCTATACCCAGTGATACGTAATAAACTTCCCAGCATTCTTAGAAGAATTGGGATAATTTCTCTCTTCATTACAACTCTCAGTGTTGTGTTTCTAATTCTGGAACTAGTACAAAACAATTACGGTGATAAATTAGTTGCCAAATATGTTACAATCGTTTTGAATTCAATTTCTACTGGTGTGCTCACAATGTTCCTTGCTAGTACCGTGATggagttagtttgtgctcaagctccataCAACACGAGAGGATTGTTTGGAGGATGTATGGTGTTGGTGTTATTCTCATCTCTTGTTATTGGCGAGATTTTTCCACCGAAAAACACATTAACAATATATGGGGTTAGAGTAGGCatcagtctgcttggattcatcctgtactgcctcctggctcactggtacaagaggagagttagagacgaggactacaatgcacacagagtggtggaggaggtctatgatcgatatttGTCAGCTCAGCACTGA